In Calonectris borealis chromosome 25, bCalBor7.hap1.2, whole genome shotgun sequence, the following proteins share a genomic window:
- the LOC142092878 gene encoding protein FAM110D isoform X2: protein MAAGRGQRGGGAEEKCIWKGLSETPPASALPLPAGMAASGFPCLLTRIHRSSAGSPALAVLLCCRSSSLTRGLWGPNSGAKRSFGTPLQPPRRGAERPGVPFWSWGAMVPLGSPPLAVCASSNLRLVAPGRGSPLAWLNRGPECLREPGGSGGRVPSAVERLEADKAKYVKSQQVINSRQEPALRGCSPRLSPRGRRLLARQQCSELCQGSELGREGPQSPVSRRAGGRRLLRPDSLIIYRQKRDCPGGDKENAKGSGLVRRLFQGPLRDKPPSSPPARGLDEGLPAPQSPETPMLWVPTEKEEVRTPGASSSGGSGGIFPLPSSPVAQPPRPPGKQALALRVSLPLSEQERFFNYCGLDRALVELLGRERFGPAGWDNASARLPGSCESESGQASGGSEGDTGPGEEEPDARLGSAISVVERNARVIKWLYGCQRAWAAAKESTV from the exons atggcggccgggcgggggcagcgcggcggcggtgCTGAG gagaaatgcaTCTGGAAAGGACTGAGTGAGACACCGCCGGCTTCAGCCCTTCCACTGCCTGCGGGCATGGCAGCCTCTGGCTTCCCCTGCCTGCTCACCCGGATCCATCGGAGTAGCGCTGGGAGCCCTGCGCTGGCCGTGCTGCTCTGCTGCCGCTCCTCAAGCCTGACGCGTGGGTTGTGGG ggCCGAATTCAGGAGCCAAGCGAAGCTTTGGgacccccctgcagccaccccggAGAGGAGCAGAGCGACCAGGGGTGCCGTTTTGGAGCTGGGGGGCGATGGTGCCCCTGGGCAGCCCCCCTCTCGCTGTCTGTGCCTCCAGCAACCTGCGCCTTGTGGCCCCCGGCCGTGGCTCCCCCCTGGCCTGGCTGAACCGGGGCCCCGAGTGCCTGCGGgagccggggggcagcgggggccgggTGCCCAGCGCCGTGGAGCGGCTGGAGGCTGACAAGGCCAAATACGTCAAATCCCAGCAGGTCATCAACAGCCGGCAGGAGCCGGCGCTGCGGGGCTGCTCACCCCGGCTCTCCCCCCGCGGCCGGCGTCTCCTCGCCCGTCAGCAGTGTAGCGAGTTGTGTCAGGGCTCAGAGCTGGGCCGGGAGGGTCCCCAGTCCCCCGTGTCGCGCCGGGCCGGTGGCAGGCGCTTGCTGAGACCCGACTCCCTCATCATCTACCGGCAGAAACGGGACTGCCCCGGGGGAGACAAGGAGAACGCCAAGGGCTCGGGGCTGGTGCGACGCCTTTTCCAGGGACCCCTCAGAGACaagccccccagctcccccccagccAGGGGGCTGGATGAGGGGCTGCCAGCCCCCCAGAGCCCTGAGACCCCCATGCTGTGGGTGCCCacggagaaggaggaggtgaggacgccgggtgccagcagcagcggtggcagcggtggcatcttccctctgcccagcagcccggtggcgcagcccccccggccccccggcaaGCAGGCGCTGGCTCTGCGCGTCTCCCTGCCGCTCTCGGAGCAGGAGCGGTTCTTCAACTACTGCGGGCTGGACCGGGCGCTGGTGGAGCTGCTGGGGCGGGAGCGGTTCGGGCCGGCGGGCTGGGACAACGCCTCGGCTCGGCTCCCCGGATCCTGCGAGTCAGAGTCTGGGCAGGCCtcggggggcagcgagggggaCACGGGGCCAGGCGAGGAGGAGCCAGACGCCCGGCTGGGCTCTGCCATCTCGGTGGTGGAGCGCAACGCCCGCGTCATCAAGTGGCTCTATGGCTGCCAGAGAGCCTGGGCGGCCGCCAAGGAGTCCACCGTCTGA
- the LOC142092878 gene encoding protein FAM110C isoform X1, with amino-acid sequence MVSSQPKYDLIREVGRGSYGVVYEAVVRKTSARVAVKKIRCHAPENVELALREFWALSSIKSQHPNVIHLEECILQKDGMVQKMSHGSSSSLYLQEKCIWKGLSETPPASALPLPAGMAASGFPCLLTRIHRSSAGSPALAVLLCCRSSSLTRGLWGPNSGAKRSFGTPLQPPRRGAERPGVPFWSWGAMVPLGSPPLAVCASSNLRLVAPGRGSPLAWLNRGPECLREPGGSGGRVPSAVERLEADKAKYVKSQQVINSRQEPALRGCSPRLSPRGRRLLARQQCSELCQGSELGREGPQSPVSRRAGGRRLLRPDSLIIYRQKRDCPGGDKENAKGSGLVRRLFQGPLRDKPPSSPPARGLDEGLPAPQSPETPMLWVPTEKEEVRTPGASSSGGSGGIFPLPSSPVAQPPRPPGKQALALRVSLPLSEQERFFNYCGLDRALVELLGRERFGPAGWDNASARLPGSCESESGQASGGSEGDTGPGEEEPDARLGSAISVVERNARVIKWLYGCQRAWAAAKESTV; translated from the exons ATGGTGAGTAGCCAGCCTAAGTACGATCTAATACGGGAGGTTGGTCGTGGCAGTTATGGTGTGGTGTACGAAGCAGTCGTCAGGAAGACCTCTGCACGGGTCGCGGTGAAAAAGATTCGGTGCCATGCTCCAGAGAACGTGGAACTAGCTCTGCGTGAGTTCTGGGCACTTAGCAGTATCAAGAGCCAGCATCCCAACGTCATTCACCTGGAGGAGTGCATCTTGCAGAAAGATGGTATGGTGCAGAAGATGTCCCATGGCTCCAGTTCCTCCCTTTATTTACAG gagaaatgcaTCTGGAAAGGACTGAGTGAGACACCGCCGGCTTCAGCCCTTCCACTGCCTGCGGGCATGGCAGCCTCTGGCTTCCCCTGCCTGCTCACCCGGATCCATCGGAGTAGCGCTGGGAGCCCTGCGCTGGCCGTGCTGCTCTGCTGCCGCTCCTCAAGCCTGACGCGTGGGTTGTGGG ggCCGAATTCAGGAGCCAAGCGAAGCTTTGGgacccccctgcagccaccccggAGAGGAGCAGAGCGACCAGGGGTGCCGTTTTGGAGCTGGGGGGCGATGGTGCCCCTGGGCAGCCCCCCTCTCGCTGTCTGTGCCTCCAGCAACCTGCGCCTTGTGGCCCCCGGCCGTGGCTCCCCCCTGGCCTGGCTGAACCGGGGCCCCGAGTGCCTGCGGgagccggggggcagcgggggccgggTGCCCAGCGCCGTGGAGCGGCTGGAGGCTGACAAGGCCAAATACGTCAAATCCCAGCAGGTCATCAACAGCCGGCAGGAGCCGGCGCTGCGGGGCTGCTCACCCCGGCTCTCCCCCCGCGGCCGGCGTCTCCTCGCCCGTCAGCAGTGTAGCGAGTTGTGTCAGGGCTCAGAGCTGGGCCGGGAGGGTCCCCAGTCCCCCGTGTCGCGCCGGGCCGGTGGCAGGCGCTTGCTGAGACCCGACTCCCTCATCATCTACCGGCAGAAACGGGACTGCCCCGGGGGAGACAAGGAGAACGCCAAGGGCTCGGGGCTGGTGCGACGCCTTTTCCAGGGACCCCTCAGAGACaagccccccagctcccccccagccAGGGGGCTGGATGAGGGGCTGCCAGCCCCCCAGAGCCCTGAGACCCCCATGCTGTGGGTGCCCacggagaaggaggaggtgaggacgccgggtgccagcagcagcggtggcagcggtggcatcttccctctgcccagcagcccggtggcgcagcccccccggccccccggcaaGCAGGCGCTGGCTCTGCGCGTCTCCCTGCCGCTCTCGGAGCAGGAGCGGTTCTTCAACTACTGCGGGCTGGACCGGGCGCTGGTGGAGCTGCTGGGGCGGGAGCGGTTCGGGCCGGCGGGCTGGGACAACGCCTCGGCTCGGCTCCCCGGATCCTGCGAGTCAGAGTCTGGGCAGGCCtcggggggcagcgagggggaCACGGGGCCAGGCGAGGAGGAGCCAGACGCCCGGCTGGGCTCTGCCATCTCGGTGGTGGAGCGCAACGCCCGCGTCATCAAGTGGCTCTATGGCTGCCAGAGAGCCTGGGCGGCCGCCAAGGAGTCCACCGTCTGA
- the LOC142092878 gene encoding serine/threonine-protein kinase PDIK1L isoform X5 — protein sequence MVSSQPKYDLIREVGRGSYGVVYEAVVRKTSARVAVKKIRCHAPENVELALREFWALSSIKSQHPNVIHLEECILQKDGMVQKMSHGSSSSLYLQLVETSLKGEIVFDPRSAYYLWFVMDFCDGGDMNEYLLSRKPNRKTNTSFMLQLSSALAFLHKNQIIHRDLKPDNILISQSRMDASDLEPTLKVADFGLSKVCSASGQNPEEPVNVNKCFLSTACGTDFYMAPEVWEGHYTAKADIFALGIIIWAMLERITFVDTETKKELLGSYVKQGTAIVPVGEALLENPKMELLIPVKKKSMNARMKQLIKEMLAANPQDRPDAFELELRLVNIAFKDSSWDT from the exons ATGGTGAGTAGCCAGCCTAAGTACGATCTAATACGGGAGGTTGGTCGTGGCAGTTATGGTGTGGTGTACGAAGCAGTCGTCAGGAAGACCTCTGCACGGGTCGCGGTGAAAAAGATTCGGTGCCATGCTCCAGAGAACGTGGAACTAGCTCTGCGTGAGTTCTGGGCACTTAGCAGTATCAAGAGCCAGCATCCCAACGTCATTCACCTGGAGGAGTGCATCTTGCAGAAAGATGGTATGGTGCAGAAGATGTCCCATGGCTCCAGTTCCTCCCTTTATTTACAG CTTGTAGAGACCTCATTAAAAGGAGAAATAGTCTTTGACCCCAGAAGTGCTTATTACCTCTGGTTTGTAATGGATTTCTGTGATGGAGGAGACATGAATGAGTATCTGTTGTCCCGAAAGCCAAACCGCAAGACCAACACCAGTTTCATGCTTCAGCTCAGCAGCGCACTGGCGTTCCTGCACAAAAATCAGATTATTCATCGTGATCTCAAACCTGACAATATTCTGATATCTCAGAGCAGGATGGATGCTAGTGACCTGGAGCCTACCCTGAAAGTAGCTGATTTTGGTCTGAGTAAAGTCTGTTCAGCCTCAGGACAGAATCCCGAGGAACCAGTCAACGTAAATAAGTGTTTTCTATCAACTGCATGTGGGACTGACTTCTATATGGCCCCCGAAGTCTGGGAAGGACACTACACTGCCAAAGCAGACATCTTTGCGTTGGGGATTATAATCTGGGCAATGTTGGAAAGAATCACATTCGTAGATACGGAAACAAAGAAAGAACTTTTGGGGAGTTACGTCAAGCAGGGGACAGCGATCGTGCCTGTTGGAGAGGCGCTTCTAGAAAACCCTAAAATGGAACTGCTCATCCCTGTGAAGAAAAAATCCATGAACGCTCGAATGAAACAGCTGATCAAGGAAATGCTGGCTGCCAACCCGCAGGACCGACCCGATGCTTTTGAGCTAGAACTGCGATTAGTCAACATAGCTTTTAAAGACAGCAGCTGGGACACGTGA
- the LOC142092878 gene encoding protein FAM110D isoform X4: MAASGFPCLLTRIHRSSAGSPALAVLLCCRSSSLTRGLWGPNSGAKRSFGTPLQPPRRGAERPGVPFWSWGAMVPLGSPPLAVCASSNLRLVAPGRGSPLAWLNRGPECLREPGGSGGRVPSAVERLEADKAKYVKSQQVINSRQEPALRGCSPRLSPRGRRLLARQQCSELCQGSELGREGPQSPVSRRAGGRRLLRPDSLIIYRQKRDCPGGDKENAKGSGLVRRLFQGPLRDKPPSSPPARGLDEGLPAPQSPETPMLWVPTEKEEVRTPGASSSGGSGGIFPLPSSPVAQPPRPPGKQALALRVSLPLSEQERFFNYCGLDRALVELLGRERFGPAGWDNASARLPGSCESESGQASGGSEGDTGPGEEEPDARLGSAISVVERNARVIKWLYGCQRAWAAAKESTV, encoded by the exons ATGGCAGCCTCTGGCTTCCCCTGCCTGCTCACCCGGATCCATCGGAGTAGCGCTGGGAGCCCTGCGCTGGCCGTGCTGCTCTGCTGCCGCTCCTCAAGCCTGACGCGTGGGTTGTGGG ggCCGAATTCAGGAGCCAAGCGAAGCTTTGGgacccccctgcagccaccccggAGAGGAGCAGAGCGACCAGGGGTGCCGTTTTGGAGCTGGGGGGCGATGGTGCCCCTGGGCAGCCCCCCTCTCGCTGTCTGTGCCTCCAGCAACCTGCGCCTTGTGGCCCCCGGCCGTGGCTCCCCCCTGGCCTGGCTGAACCGGGGCCCCGAGTGCCTGCGGgagccggggggcagcgggggccgggTGCCCAGCGCCGTGGAGCGGCTGGAGGCTGACAAGGCCAAATACGTCAAATCCCAGCAGGTCATCAACAGCCGGCAGGAGCCGGCGCTGCGGGGCTGCTCACCCCGGCTCTCCCCCCGCGGCCGGCGTCTCCTCGCCCGTCAGCAGTGTAGCGAGTTGTGTCAGGGCTCAGAGCTGGGCCGGGAGGGTCCCCAGTCCCCCGTGTCGCGCCGGGCCGGTGGCAGGCGCTTGCTGAGACCCGACTCCCTCATCATCTACCGGCAGAAACGGGACTGCCCCGGGGGAGACAAGGAGAACGCCAAGGGCTCGGGGCTGGTGCGACGCCTTTTCCAGGGACCCCTCAGAGACaagccccccagctcccccccagccAGGGGGCTGGATGAGGGGCTGCCAGCCCCCCAGAGCCCTGAGACCCCCATGCTGTGGGTGCCCacggagaaggaggaggtgaggacgccgggtgccagcagcagcggtggcagcggtggcatcttccctctgcccagcagcccggtggcgcagcccccccggccccccggcaaGCAGGCGCTGGCTCTGCGCGTCTCCCTGCCGCTCTCGGAGCAGGAGCGGTTCTTCAACTACTGCGGGCTGGACCGGGCGCTGGTGGAGCTGCTGGGGCGGGAGCGGTTCGGGCCGGCGGGCTGGGACAACGCCTCGGCTCGGCTCCCCGGATCCTGCGAGTCAGAGTCTGGGCAGGCCtcggggggcagcgagggggaCACGGGGCCAGGCGAGGAGGAGCCAGACGCCCGGCTGGGCTCTGCCATCTCGGTGGTGGAGCGCAACGCCCGCGTCATCAAGTGGCTCTATGGCTGCCAGAGAGCCTGGGCGGCCGCCAAGGAGTCCACCGTCTGA
- the LOC142092878 gene encoding protein FAM110D isoform X3: protein MRLLPALGSVCCWRPEGQELSETGASLHPCIPSLHLCAGSGPNSGAKRSFGTPLQPPRRGAERPGVPFWSWGAMVPLGSPPLAVCASSNLRLVAPGRGSPLAWLNRGPECLREPGGSGGRVPSAVERLEADKAKYVKSQQVINSRQEPALRGCSPRLSPRGRRLLARQQCSELCQGSELGREGPQSPVSRRAGGRRLLRPDSLIIYRQKRDCPGGDKENAKGSGLVRRLFQGPLRDKPPSSPPARGLDEGLPAPQSPETPMLWVPTEKEEVRTPGASSSGGSGGIFPLPSSPVAQPPRPPGKQALALRVSLPLSEQERFFNYCGLDRALVELLGRERFGPAGWDNASARLPGSCESESGQASGGSEGDTGPGEEEPDARLGSAISVVERNARVIKWLYGCQRAWAAAKESTV, encoded by the exons ATGaggctcctgccagctctgggcTCAGTTTGCTGCTGGCGgccagaggggcaggagctgaGTGAGACCggagcatccctgcatccctgtatCCCATCCCTGCATCTCTGCGCGGGCTCAG ggCCGAATTCAGGAGCCAAGCGAAGCTTTGGgacccccctgcagccaccccggAGAGGAGCAGAGCGACCAGGGGTGCCGTTTTGGAGCTGGGGGGCGATGGTGCCCCTGGGCAGCCCCCCTCTCGCTGTCTGTGCCTCCAGCAACCTGCGCCTTGTGGCCCCCGGCCGTGGCTCCCCCCTGGCCTGGCTGAACCGGGGCCCCGAGTGCCTGCGGgagccggggggcagcgggggccgggTGCCCAGCGCCGTGGAGCGGCTGGAGGCTGACAAGGCCAAATACGTCAAATCCCAGCAGGTCATCAACAGCCGGCAGGAGCCGGCGCTGCGGGGCTGCTCACCCCGGCTCTCCCCCCGCGGCCGGCGTCTCCTCGCCCGTCAGCAGTGTAGCGAGTTGTGTCAGGGCTCAGAGCTGGGCCGGGAGGGTCCCCAGTCCCCCGTGTCGCGCCGGGCCGGTGGCAGGCGCTTGCTGAGACCCGACTCCCTCATCATCTACCGGCAGAAACGGGACTGCCCCGGGGGAGACAAGGAGAACGCCAAGGGCTCGGGGCTGGTGCGACGCCTTTTCCAGGGACCCCTCAGAGACaagccccccagctcccccccagccAGGGGGCTGGATGAGGGGCTGCCAGCCCCCCAGAGCCCTGAGACCCCCATGCTGTGGGTGCCCacggagaaggaggaggtgaggacgccgggtgccagcagcagcggtggcagcggtggcatcttccctctgcccagcagcccggtggcgcagcccccccggccccccggcaaGCAGGCGCTGGCTCTGCGCGTCTCCCTGCCGCTCTCGGAGCAGGAGCGGTTCTTCAACTACTGCGGGCTGGACCGGGCGCTGGTGGAGCTGCTGGGGCGGGAGCGGTTCGGGCCGGCGGGCTGGGACAACGCCTCGGCTCGGCTCCCCGGATCCTGCGAGTCAGAGTCTGGGCAGGCCtcggggggcagcgagggggaCACGGGGCCAGGCGAGGAGGAGCCAGACGCCCGGCTGGGCTCTGCCATCTCGGTGGTGGAGCGCAACGCCCGCGTCATCAAGTGGCTCTATGGCTGCCAGAGAGCCTGGGCGGCCGCCAAGGAGTCCACCGTCTGA
- the LOC142092878 gene encoding protein FAM110D isoform X6 translates to MVPLGSPPLAVCASSNLRLVAPGRGSPLAWLNRGPECLREPGGSGGRVPSAVERLEADKAKYVKSQQVINSRQEPALRGCSPRLSPRGRRLLARQQCSELCQGSELGREGPQSPVSRRAGGRRLLRPDSLIIYRQKRDCPGGDKENAKGSGLVRRLFQGPLRDKPPSSPPARGLDEGLPAPQSPETPMLWVPTEKEEVRTPGASSSGGSGGIFPLPSSPVAQPPRPPGKQALALRVSLPLSEQERFFNYCGLDRALVELLGRERFGPAGWDNASARLPGSCESESGQASGGSEGDTGPGEEEPDARLGSAISVVERNARVIKWLYGCQRAWAAAKESTV, encoded by the coding sequence ATGGTGCCCCTGGGCAGCCCCCCTCTCGCTGTCTGTGCCTCCAGCAACCTGCGCCTTGTGGCCCCCGGCCGTGGCTCCCCCCTGGCCTGGCTGAACCGGGGCCCCGAGTGCCTGCGGgagccggggggcagcgggggccgggTGCCCAGCGCCGTGGAGCGGCTGGAGGCTGACAAGGCCAAATACGTCAAATCCCAGCAGGTCATCAACAGCCGGCAGGAGCCGGCGCTGCGGGGCTGCTCACCCCGGCTCTCCCCCCGCGGCCGGCGTCTCCTCGCCCGTCAGCAGTGTAGCGAGTTGTGTCAGGGCTCAGAGCTGGGCCGGGAGGGTCCCCAGTCCCCCGTGTCGCGCCGGGCCGGTGGCAGGCGCTTGCTGAGACCCGACTCCCTCATCATCTACCGGCAGAAACGGGACTGCCCCGGGGGAGACAAGGAGAACGCCAAGGGCTCGGGGCTGGTGCGACGCCTTTTCCAGGGACCCCTCAGAGACaagccccccagctcccccccagccAGGGGGCTGGATGAGGGGCTGCCAGCCCCCCAGAGCCCTGAGACCCCCATGCTGTGGGTGCCCacggagaaggaggaggtgaggacgccgggtgccagcagcagcggtggcagcggtggcatcttccctctgcccagcagcccggtggcgcagcccccccggccccccggcaaGCAGGCGCTGGCTCTGCGCGTCTCCCTGCCGCTCTCGGAGCAGGAGCGGTTCTTCAACTACTGCGGGCTGGACCGGGCGCTGGTGGAGCTGCTGGGGCGGGAGCGGTTCGGGCCGGCGGGCTGGGACAACGCCTCGGCTCGGCTCCCCGGATCCTGCGAGTCAGAGTCTGGGCAGGCCtcggggggcagcgagggggaCACGGGGCCAGGCGAGGAGGAGCCAGACGCCCGGCTGGGCTCTGCCATCTCGGTGGTGGAGCGCAACGCCCGCGTCATCAAGTGGCTCTATGGCTGCCAGAGAGCCTGGGCGGCCGCCAAGGAGTCCACCGTCTGA
- the C25H1orf232 gene encoding uncharacterized protein C1orf232 homolog: METHGRGSTEPQRLLRTAGLGWPQPWGSPGDPPDLMETAEPPPLMEEGPSPVSQLARKVQGVGARGWRTLSSLFTREDEHQLLSPEPCADHPLAASPPEPPPSEKAPGFWDLFATKWQQASGLDKEVPPPEPGESPGEPPGDDGSDLREPEEGAFRWGFLTGKLAQIRNKNAPKGN; the protein is encoded by the exons ATGGAGACCCACGGCAGGGGGAGCACCGAGCCCCAGCGCCTGCTCCGCACTGCGGGCTTGGGgtggccccagccctgggggtcccct GGAGACCCCCCCGACCTGATGGAGACGGCCGAGCCCCCCCCACTGATGGAGGAGGGACCCAGCCCCGTGTCCCAGCTGGcgaggaag GTGCAGGGGGTgggtgcccggggctggcggACGCTGTCGTCCCTCTTCACCCGCGAGGACGAGCACCAGCTGCTCAGCCCGGAGCCCTGCGCAGACCA CCCGCTGGCCGCCTCACCGCCGGAGCCACCCCCCTCCGAGAAGGCGCCCGGCTTTTGGGATCTCTTTGCTACCAAGTGGCAGCAGGCGTCGGGGCTGGACAAGGAGGTGCCCCCCCCGGAGCCGGGCGAGAGCCCTGGGGAGCCACCGGGCGACGATGGCAGTGACCTGCGGGAGCCGGAGGAAGGGGCCTTCCGCTGGGGCTTCCTGACCGGCAAACTGGCCCAAATCCGGAATAAAAATGCCCCCAAGGGCAACTAG
- the ZNF593 gene encoding zinc finger protein 593 codes for MSPRNGRRTGAHRAHSLARQWKTKRRRRDLDEIHGDLQPENAARLLRQELDPDLPGCAQFYCLHCARYFVDLTSMKEHFRSKVHKKRLKQLREAPYTQEEAERAAGMGSYIPPKKVEVQTQPLEEVIEMEASS; via the exons ATGTCGCCGCGCAATGGCCGTCGCACCGGCGCCCACCGGGCGCACTCGCTGGCCCGGCAGTGGAAGACGAAGAGGCGCCGCCGCGACCTGGACGAGATCCACGGGGACCTGCAGCCTGAGAACGCCGCTCGGCTGCTGCGGCAGGAGCTCGACCCCGACCTGCCGGGCTGCGCCCAGTTCTACTGCCTGCACTGCGC GCGCTACTTTGTGGACCTGACCAGCATGAAGGAGCACTTCAGGTCCAAGGTGCACAAGAAGAG GCTGAAGCAGCTGCGGGAGGCACCGTACacgcaggaggaggcagagcgtGCCGCAGGGATGGGCTCCTACATCCCCCCAAAGAAGGTGGAAGTGCAGACCCAGCCGCTCGAGGAAGTCATCGAGATGGAGGCGTCCAGCTGA